A region from the Medicago truncatula cultivar Jemalong A17 chromosome 6, MtrunA17r5.0-ANR, whole genome shotgun sequence genome encodes:
- the LOC25497170 gene encoding cysteine-rich receptor-like protein kinase 4 isoform X3: MAYSKILHFSILVISLLFSATIMAQDSPLYLNTICPNNVTKPSSTFQSNLLNLFSSLSSKAKGNTKFYNHTVTSINPSESVYGSFMCRGDIPSLLCQDCIVKATNQLSSACSLSKQAVIWYGECMVRYSNISFFSTIDMMPGFHWCNTANVTNTKSFVSLLFTTMNRTVDEAASPLIGDKNEKFATKEAQDSENQTLYCLAQCTPDLSPNDCRTCLSSAIEKVSKSCDGKVGGRFLYPSCNVRYELYPFYRSITVLSPNELAPRTNDSKQDSKLSEESFYLSYNCSRNHNTITDKNIKLLLSYLLSNATIGKKFHSLKVEEIVYGLFMCRGDLPSRLCVQCVKNATEELYSKCQYSPQGIIWYSHCLLRYSNQYFFNHFETRPMFSDINVTNDPIPDQNLFTNALSNQLSELVNVTGNNDEKFTTNSLILNDKQTLYTVEQCTKDLSTDECNSCLNDMISKEIPWSFLGSVGGRILYPSCNLRFELFKFYMDGDEALLPTRHAEKKTIIFIVVPIIILVMLFSIGYFLIKRWRRKSRKTILRENFGEESATLEPLQFDWMVIEAATNNFSKDNYLGKGGFGEVYKILNSKSC, from the exons aTGGCTTACTCTAAAATTCTTCATTTCTCCATCCTTGTTATTAGCCTCCTCTTTTCTGCAACTATCATGGCACAAGACTCTCCATTATATTTGAATACAATTTGTCCCAACAACGTTACCAAACCCAGCAGCACCTTCCAAAGCAATCTCTTAAACCTCTTCTCTTCATTGTCATCAAAAGCCAAAGGAAACACCAAATTCTACAACCATACAGTCACTAGTATAAATCCTTCTGAGTCCGTCTATGGATCGTTCATGTGTAGAGGTGACATACCGTCTCTGCTATGTCAGGACTGCATAGTTAAAGCAACCAATCAGCTATCCTCAGCGTGCTCTTTGTCCAAACAAGCTGTGATTTGGTACGGCGAGTGCATGGTTCGATACTCTAACATATCTTTCTTTTCCACGATCGATATGATGCCAGGTTTTCACTGGTGCAATACCGCCAATGTCACAAACACGAAGAGCTTTGTGTCTTTATTGTTTACAACCATGAATCGAACTGTAGATGAAGCAGCAAGTCCACTTATTGGTGACAAAAACGAGAAGTTTGCAACCAAAGAAGCACAAGATTCGGAAAATCAGACCCTTTACTGTCTAGCTCAGTGCACGCCGGATTTGTCGCCTAATGATTGCAGAACCTGTCTCAGTAGTGCTATTGAGAAAGTTTCAAAGAGTTGTGATGGAAAGGTGGGAGGGAGATTTCTTTATCCTAGCTGTAATGTAAGGTATGAATTATATCCATTTTATAGGTCTATTACTGTTCTTTCACCAAATGAGCTAGCTCCTCGAACAAATGATTCCAAACAAGATTCTAAACTTTCAGAAGAATCATTTTATCTTTCCTATAATTGCTCAAGAAACCACAACACAATCACTgacaaaaacatcaaattacTTCTGTCTTATTTGTTGTCGAACGCCACCATCGGCAAAAAATTTCATAGCCTTAAAGTGGAAGAAATTGTGTATGGTCTCTTCATGTGTCGAGGTGATCTTCCTTCTAGACTCTGTGTTCAATGCGTCAAAAACGCAACGGAAGAACTATACTCAAAGTGTCAATACTCCCCACAGGGTATAATTTGGTACAGCCATTGCTTACTTCGCTATTCAAATCAGTATTTCTTCAATCACTTTGAAACAAGACCTATGTTTAGCGATATAAATGTTACCAATGATCCCATCCCGGACCAAAACTTGTTCACAAATGCATTATCAAATCAATTATCCGAACTTGTCAATGTTACGGGGAACAATGATGAAAAATTTACGACAAATTCATTGATATTGAATGATAAACAAACCTTGTATACTGTTGAACAATGTACAAAAGATTTGTCAACTGACGAATGcaattcatgtctaaatgatATGATCAGTAAAGAAATTCCATGGTCATTTTTGGGAAGTGTTGGAGGAAGAATCTTATATCCTAGCTGCAATCTGAGGTTTGAAttgttcaaattttacatgGACGGCGACGAAGCTCTACTCCCTACAAGACATGCAG AGAAGAAGACAATTATATTCATTGTTGTCcctattattattttggtgATGCTCTTTTCTATTGGCTACTTTTTGATAAAGAGATGGAGAAGAAAGAGTCGCAAGACTATTCTTCGAGAAAATT TTGGTGAAGAAAGTGCGACTTTAGAACCACTACAATTCGATTGGATGGTAATTGAAGCAGCAACAAACAACTTTTCTAAGGACAATTACCTTGGCAAAGGAGGATTTGGAGAGGTTTACAAG ATTCTCAACAGCAAAAGTTGTTAA
- the LOC25497170 gene encoding putative cysteine-rich receptor-like protein kinase 23 isoform X4, translated as MAYSKILHFSILVISLLFSATIMAQDSPLYLNTICPNNVTKPSSTFQSNLLNLFSSLSSKAKGNTKFYNHTVTSINPSESVYGSFMCRGDIPSLLCQDCIVKATNQLSSACSLSKQAVIWYGECMVRYSNISFFSTIDMMPGFHWCNTANVTNTKSFVSLLFTTMNRTVDEAASPLIGDKNEKFATKEAQDSENQTLYCLAQCTPDLSPNDCRTCLSSAIEKVSKSCDGKVGGRFLYPSCNVRYELYPFYRSITVLSPNELAPRTNDSKQDSKLSEESFYLSYNCSRNHNTITDKNIKLLLSYLLSNATIGKKFHSLKVEEIVYGLFMCRGDLPSRLCVQCVKNATEELYSKCQYSPQGIIWYSHCLLRYSNQYFFNHFETRPMFSDINVTNDPIPDQNLFTNALSNQLSELVNVTGNNDEKFTTNSLILNDKQTLYTVEQCTKDLSTDECNSCLNDMISKEIPWSFLGSVGGRILYPSCNLRFELFKFYMDGDEALLPTRHAASLVRVIKSVIASKSNSQGGKGTISSSKVVPLWERRTSSQRWSKC; from the exons aTGGCTTACTCTAAAATTCTTCATTTCTCCATCCTTGTTATTAGCCTCCTCTTTTCTGCAACTATCATGGCACAAGACTCTCCATTATATTTGAATACAATTTGTCCCAACAACGTTACCAAACCCAGCAGCACCTTCCAAAGCAATCTCTTAAACCTCTTCTCTTCATTGTCATCAAAAGCCAAAGGAAACACCAAATTCTACAACCATACAGTCACTAGTATAAATCCTTCTGAGTCCGTCTATGGATCGTTCATGTGTAGAGGTGACATACCGTCTCTGCTATGTCAGGACTGCATAGTTAAAGCAACCAATCAGCTATCCTCAGCGTGCTCTTTGTCCAAACAAGCTGTGATTTGGTACGGCGAGTGCATGGTTCGATACTCTAACATATCTTTCTTTTCCACGATCGATATGATGCCAGGTTTTCACTGGTGCAATACCGCCAATGTCACAAACACGAAGAGCTTTGTGTCTTTATTGTTTACAACCATGAATCGAACTGTAGATGAAGCAGCAAGTCCACTTATTGGTGACAAAAACGAGAAGTTTGCAACCAAAGAAGCACAAGATTCGGAAAATCAGACCCTTTACTGTCTAGCTCAGTGCACGCCGGATTTGTCGCCTAATGATTGCAGAACCTGTCTCAGTAGTGCTATTGAGAAAGTTTCAAAGAGTTGTGATGGAAAGGTGGGAGGGAGATTTCTTTATCCTAGCTGTAATGTAAGGTATGAATTATATCCATTTTATAGGTCTATTACTGTTCTTTCACCAAATGAGCTAGCTCCTCGAACAAATGATTCCAAACAAGATTCTAAACTTTCAGAAGAATCATTTTATCTTTCCTATAATTGCTCAAGAAACCACAACACAATCACTgacaaaaacatcaaattacTTCTGTCTTATTTGTTGTCGAACGCCACCATCGGCAAAAAATTTCATAGCCTTAAAGTGGAAGAAATTGTGTATGGTCTCTTCATGTGTCGAGGTGATCTTCCTTCTAGACTCTGTGTTCAATGCGTCAAAAACGCAACGGAAGAACTATACTCAAAGTGTCAATACTCCCCACAGGGTATAATTTGGTACAGCCATTGCTTACTTCGCTATTCAAATCAGTATTTCTTCAATCACTTTGAAACAAGACCTATGTTTAGCGATATAAATGTTACCAATGATCCCATCCCGGACCAAAACTTGTTCACAAATGCATTATCAAATCAATTATCCGAACTTGTCAATGTTACGGGGAACAATGATGAAAAATTTACGACAAATTCATTGATATTGAATGATAAACAAACCTTGTATACTGTTGAACAATGTACAAAAGATTTGTCAACTGACGAATGcaattcatgtctaaatgatATGATCAGTAAAGAAATTCCATGGTCATTTTTGGGAAGTGTTGGAGGAAGAATCTTATATCCTAGCTGCAATCTGAGGTTTGAAttgttcaaattttacatgGACGGCGACGAAGCTCTACTCCCTACAAGACATGCAG CAAGCTTAGTGCGCGTGATCAAGAGCGTGATTGCGTCGAAGTCAAATAGTCAAGGTGGGAAAGGCACGATTTCAAGCTCAAAGGTGGTTCCTTTGTGGGAACGTCGGACAAGCAGCCAAAGATGGAGCAAGTGCTGA